In Helicobacter pylori, a single genomic region encodes these proteins:
- a CDS encoding CMP-N-acetylneuraminic acid synthetase has product MQPFEKRMPVKILCDCFLTSGLGHVRRCEKILFFIEKLGVEASLHLYKQNDISTFLEGVGNDDLLIADSYRLNSKDFYLLKEKAKSLMVIEDEEHAKGFYPKNTKIMNFTLNALKHYNHASKDHYLGVGFYPVDTRFVYERPINTENKEVLITLGGSEQKTLKEIVKILENKNVNLHIISSYTPKNPPKNTHYYSPLNPLEFSSLMKFCTCAISAAGQTLYELALSQTPSLILPIASNQIIQSQEFENSGIFKQTSLKTLAKDFENLQIQKNQAWAKTLTFGSELEGALREFLEI; this is encoded by the coding sequence ATACAGCCGTTTGAAAAACGCATGCCAGTAAAAATTTTGTGCGATTGTTTTTTAACAAGCGGTTTAGGGCATGTGAGGCGTTGTGAAAAAATCCTTTTTTTTATAGAAAAATTAGGCGTTGAAGCGAGCCTTCATTTATATAAGCAAAACGATATAAGCACTTTTTTAGAGGGCGTTGGCAATGATGATTTGTTGATTGCAGACAGCTATCGTTTGAATTCAAAGGATTTTTATCTTTTAAAAGAAAAAGCCAAAAGCCTTATGGTGATAGAAGATGAAGAGCATGCTAAGGGGTTTTACCCTAAAAACACTAAGATCATGAATTTCACGCTGAACGCCTTAAAACACTATAACCATGCGTCTAAAGATCATTATTTGGGGGTGGGGTTTTACCCTGTTGATACTCGTTTTGTTTATGAGCGCCCTATCAATACAGAAAATAAAGAAGTGCTGATCACTCTAGGGGGGAGCGAGCAAAAAACGCTTAAAGAGATAGTCAAAATTTTAGAAAATAAGAATGTGAATTTGCATATCATTTCATCTTATACGCCTAAAAATCCTCCCAAAAACACGCATTATTACAGCCCTTTAAACCCCTTAGAGTTCAGTTCTTTGATGAAATTCTGCACTTGCGCTATTAGCGCTGCTGGTCAAACCCTCTATGAATTGGCCCTTTCTCAAACGCCCTCTCTTATCCTTCCCATCGCTTCTAATCAAATCATTCAAAGCCAGGAATTTGAAAATTCAGGCATTTTCAAACAAACGAGTTTAAAAACTCTAGCTAAAGATTTTGAAAATTTACAAATTCAAAAAAATCAAGCCTGGGCAAAAACCCTGACCTTTGGGAGTGAGCTAGAGGGCGCATTAAGGGAGTTTTTAGAAATTTGA
- the pseF gene encoding pseudaminic acid cytidylyltransferase, whose protein sequence is MRAIAVVLARSSSKRIKNKNIIDFFNKPMLAYPIETALNSKLFEKVFISSDSMEYVNLAKNYGASFLNLRPKVLADDRATTLEVMAYHMKELELKDEDIACCLYGASVFLQEKHLKNAFETLKQNQNTDYVFTCSPFSASPYRSFSLENGVQMAFKEHSNTRTQDLKTLYHDAGLLYMGKAQAFKEMRSIFSPNSIALELSPLEVQDIDTLEDLELAKLKYSRLKNACQ, encoded by the coding sequence ATGAGAGCGATCGCTGTTGTTTTAGCCAGAAGTTCCAGTAAAAGGATCAAGAATAAAAATATTATTGATTTTTTCAATAAACCCATGCTCGCTTACCCTATTGAAACAGCGCTAAATTCCAAGCTCTTTGAAAAGGTGTTTATCTCTAGCGATAGCATGGAGTATGTGAATTTAGCTAAAAATTATGGGGCGAGTTTTTTGAATTTACGCCCTAAAGTTTTAGCAGACGACAGGGCCACGACTTTAGAAGTGATGGCTTATCACATGAAAGAATTAGAGTTAAAAGATGAAGATATTGCGTGTTGTTTGTATGGTGCTTCAGTATTTTTACAAGAAAAACATTTGAAAAACGCTTTTGAAACTTTAAAACAAAATCAAAATACGGATTATGTTTTCACATGCTCTCCCTTTAGCGCTTCGCCCTATCGTTCTTTTAGCCTTGAAAACGGCGTTCAAATGGCTTTTAAAGAGCATTCAAATACGCGCACGCAAGATTTAAAAACGCTCTATCATGACGCAGGGTTGCTTTATATGGGGAAGGCTCAAGCCTTCAAAGAAATGCGGTCTATTTTTAGCCCAAATTCTATCGCTTTAGAATTATCGCCCTTAGAAGTCCAAGATATTGACACTTTAGAAGATTTAGAATTAGCCAAGCTCAAATACAGCCGTTTGAAAAACGCATGCCAGTAA
- the pseH gene encoding UDP-4-amino-4,6-dideoxy-N-acetyl-beta-L-altrosamine N-acetyltransferase — protein sequence MKKNYSYKNIQAIDFTQLNDGEKLLVLEFRNHPNTALWMYSANISLKTHLQFIEDLKNSPSHRYFLFKEEGVYLGVGSITKINFFHKHGYLGIYKNPFLKNKGETILKALECIAFEEFQLHSLHLEVMENNFKAIAFYEKNHYELEGRLKGFISKEKEFIDVLLYYKDKKGYNDQSFLKL from the coding sequence TTGAAAAAAAATTATTCTTATAAAAATATCCAAGCGATTGATTTTACCCAGTTAAACGATGGAGAAAAATTGTTGGTTTTAGAATTTCGTAACCACCCAAACACTGCCTTATGGATGTATAGCGCTAATATTTCTTTAAAAACGCATTTGCAATTCATAGAAGATTTAAAAAATTCGCCTAGCCACCGCTATTTTTTGTTTAAAGAAGAGGGCGTTTATTTAGGGGTTGGCTCTATCACTAAAATCAATTTTTTTCATAAGCATGGGTATTTGGGGATTTATAAAAACCCTTTTTTGAAAAATAAGGGAGAAACGATTTTAAAAGCTTTAGAATGCATCGCTTTTGAAGAGTTCCAATTACATTCTTTGCACTTAGAAGTGATGGAAAACAATTTCAAAGCGATCGCTTTTTATGAAAAAAACCATTATGAGTTAGAGGGGCGTTTGAAAGGCTTTATCTCTAAAGAAAAGGAATTTATAGACGTTCTTTTGTATTACAAGGATAAGAAAGGATATAACGATCAATCTTTTCTAAAACTTTAG